Proteins from a genomic interval of Streptomyces sp. NBC_01445:
- a CDS encoding transposase has product MSGVITASEPSWIAPFTGMSPRCFGKLVTALRREGADAVRKGRPWGLSLGDRVLLVAAYWRTNLTMRQIAPLFGVSKSAADRIIDQLGPLLALQPRRRFAKDTVLIVDGTLVPTRDHTIAEQSKNYRYSTNHQVVIDADTRLIVVVGQPLPGNRNDCRAWEESGAKAVVGKTMTIADGGYPGTGLVMPHRRRAGEELPDWKQEHNHSHKQVRARVEHAFARMKTWKILRDCRLKGDGVHHAMLGIARLHNLILAG; this is encoded by the coding sequence GTGTCTGGTGTGATCACGGCGTCGGAGCCGTCCTGGATAGCCCCGTTCACCGGGATGAGCCCACGATGCTTCGGGAAACTGGTGACCGCGCTGCGCCGCGAGGGTGCGGACGCAGTGCGTAAGGGGCGGCCGTGGGGGCTATCACTGGGGGACCGGGTACTGCTGGTCGCGGCGTACTGGCGCACGAACTTGACGATGCGCCAGATTGCCCCGCTGTTCGGCGTCTCGAAGTCGGCGGCCGACCGGATCATCGACCAACTCGGCCCGCTCCTCGCGCTCCAGCCCAGGCGTCGCTTCGCGAAAGACACGGTGCTCATCGTGGACGGCACCCTGGTCCCCACCCGCGACCACACGATCGCCGAACAGTCCAAGAACTACAGGTACTCCACCAACCACCAGGTCGTCATCGACGCCGACACCCGTCTGATCGTCGTGGTCGGCCAGCCCCTGCCGGGCAACCGCAACGACTGCAGGGCGTGGGAGGAATCCGGGGCCAAGGCCGTCGTCGGGAAGACCATGACGATCGCCGACGGCGGCTATCCGGGAACCGGACTCGTGATGCCGCACCGCCGCCGGGCCGGTGAGGAACTCCCCGACTGGAAGCAGGAACACAACCACTCGCACAAGCAGGTCCGGGCCCGCGTCGAGCATGCCTTCGCCCGAATGAAGACCTGGAAGATCCTCCGCGACTGCCGCCTCAAGGGCGACGGTGTCCACCACGCCATGCTCGGCATCGCACGCCTGCACAACCTCATCCTCGCCGGATAG